From Carettochelys insculpta isolate YL-2023 chromosome 8, ASM3395843v1, whole genome shotgun sequence, a single genomic window includes:
- the FTCD gene encoding formimidoyltransferase-cyclodeaminase isoform X1 — protein MKNLVLSWLQLTGFNEQPGRWPREAHCVCSQPHQGEQSLSQAEQCWATRPGGDTSRMAKLVECVPNFSEGKNKEVIEAIGEAVSRTPGCVLLDVDAGLSTNRTVYTFVGSPEAVVQGALQAARVAFQLIDMGRHRGEHPRMGALDVCPFVPVRNVTMAECICCANLFGEQLAEELGVPVYLYGEAARQESRRSLAAIRAGEYEALQGKLTKAEWAPDFGPASFIPRWGATVTGARTFLIAYNINLLCTKELAHRIALNIREQGRAKGQPGRLKKVQGMGWYLAEQNIAQVSTNLLDFEVTSLHTVYEEVCKDAQELSLPVVGSQLVGLIPKKAMLDAAEYYIQKENLFILEEEQKIRLAGSRLGLDSLSPFNPQERIIEYLVQRGQADRDLVCQPLCAFVRAVGARSATPGGGAVAAAVAALGAALGCMVGLMSHGKRKFEALDSVMRKLIPPFHQAMDELMATVDADSLAFSSYLDAVKLPKDTAEEREERRVAMQQGLKKAVGVPFSLAERVNALWPLLREMAQYGNLACKSDLQVAVKALEVGVFGAYFNVVTNLKEVTDEAFRQEMQGRVAGFLAEAQQSVAEVLELLESRGQ, from the exons ATGAAGAACCTTGTCCTCTCTTGGCTGCAGCTCACAGGGTTTAATGAGCAACCCGGGCGTTGGCCCCGGGAAGCTCATTGTGTCTGCAGCCAGCCGCACCAGGGCGAGCAGTCGTTGTCGCAAGCCGAGCAGTGCTGGGCCACCAGGCCTGGGGGAGACACCAGCAGGATGGCCAAGCTGGTGGAGTGTGTCCCCAACTTTTCTGAGGGCAAGAACAAAGAG gtgATTGAGGCCATCGGCGAGGCTGTCTCGCGGACGCCGGGGTGCGTGCTGCTGGACGTGGACGCTGGCCTATCCACCAACCGGACAGTCTACACCTTTGTGGGGAGCCCGGAGGCGGTGGTGCAGGGGGCTCTGCAGGCAGCCCGCGTGGCTTTCCAGCTCATCGACATGGGCAGACACAGAG GAGAACATCCCCGGATGGGTGCCCTGGACGTCTGCCCCTTCGTCCCAGTGAGGAACGTCACCATGGCAGAGTGCATTTGCTGTGCCAACCTCTTTGGGGAGCAGTTGGCGGAGGAGCTGGGCGTGCCTG TGTACCTGTACGGCGAAGCGGCACGGCAGGAGAGCAGGCGATCGCTGGCTGCCATCCGAGCAGGGGAGTACGAAGCCCTCCAGGGAAAG CTCACCAAGGCTGAGTGGGCTCCTGATTTCGGCCCTGCGTCCTTTATTCCAAGATGGGGAGCCACGGTCACTGGTGCACGCACATTCCTCATTGCCTACAACATCAACCTCCTGTGCACCAAGGAGCTGGCGCACCGCATCGCTCTCAACATCCGGGAGCAGGGCCGCGCCAAGGGCCAG CCCGGGCGTCTGAAGAAGGTGCAAGGTATGGGCTGGTACCTGGCCGAGCAGAACATTGCCCAGGTCTCTACGAACCTGCTGGACTTTGAGGTCACCTCCCTGCACACGGTCTACGAGGAGGTCTGCAAAGACGCCCAG GAGTTGAGCCTGCCTGTGGTGGGCTCCCAGCTGGTCGGGCTCATCCCAAAGAAGGCCATGCTCGATGCAGCGGAGTACTACATCCAGAAAGAGAACCTCTTCAtcctggaggaggagcagaaaaTCAGGCTG GCAGGCAGCCGGCTGGGCCTGGACTCCTTGTCTCCTTTTAACCCCCAGGAGCGCATTATTGA GTACCTGGTGCAGCGTGGCCAGGCAGACAGGGACCTGGTGTGCCAGCCCCTCTGTGCATTCGTGCGCGCTGTTGGTGCCCGCTCAGCAACTCCTGGGGGAGGAGCGGTGGCTGCGGCTGTGGCTGCACTG ggggcagcgctgggctgcATGGTGGGACTGATGTCCCATGGGAAGCGAAAGTTCGAGGCGCTGGATTCGGTCATGAGGAAGTTGATCCCCCCGTTCCACCAGGCCATGGACGAGCTGATGGCCACGGTGGACGCCGACTCCCTGGCTTTCAGCAGTTACCTG GACGCAGTGAAGCTGCCGAAGGACACGGCCGAGGAGAGAGAAGA GCGCAGGGTGGCAATGCAGCAGGGGCTGAAGAAGGCGGTTGGTGTCCCCTTCTCCCTGGCAGAGCGAGTGAACGCCTTGTGGCCCTTGCTGAGAGAGATGGCGCAGTACGGGAACCTCGCTTGCAAGTCGGATCTCCAG GTGGCAGTGAAGGCGCTGGAAGTGGGCGTGTTTggggcctatttcaatgtggtgaccAACCTGAAAGAAGTGACGGATGAAGCCTTCAGGCAGGAG ATGCAGGGCAGGGTCGCCGGGTTCCTGGCGGAGGCCCAGCAGAGTGTGGCGGAGGTGCTAGAGCTGCTGGAGAGCCGGGGGCAGTGA
- the FTCD gene encoding formimidoyltransferase-cyclodeaminase isoform X2 — protein sequence MRARPVRRQRERAASQSCGLAAPEGAAGCSAHGTPRPGCAFHARGRPWRLTALRAPLAPVYLYGEAARQESRRSLAAIRAGEYEALQGKLTKAEWAPDFGPASFIPRWGATVTGARTFLIAYNINLLCTKELAHRIALNIREQGRAKGQPGRLKKVQGMGWYLAEQNIAQVSTNLLDFEVTSLHTVYEEVCKDAQELSLPVVGSQLVGLIPKKAMLDAAEYYIQKENLFILEEEQKIRLAGSRLGLDSLSPFNPQERIIEYLVQRGQADRDLVCQPLCAFVRAVGARSATPGGGAVAAAVAALGAALGCMVGLMSHGKRKFEALDSVMRKLIPPFHQAMDELMATVDADSLAFSSYLDAVKLPKDTAEEREERRVAMQQGLKKAVGVPFSLAERVNALWPLLREMAQYGNLACKSDLQVAVKALEVGVFGAYFNVVTNLKEVTDEAFRQEMQGRVAGFLAEAQQSVAEVLELLESRGQ from the exons ATGAGAGCGCGGCCCGTCAGGCGGCAGAGAGAGCGGGCTGCATCGCAGTCCTGCGGGTTGGCAGCTCCTGAAGGAGCAGCTGGTTGCAGCGCACACGGgacccccaggcctggctgtgcaTTTCACGCCCGAGGACGTCCGTGGCGCTTAACAGCCTTGCGGGCGCCCCTTGCGCCAG TGTACCTGTACGGCGAAGCGGCACGGCAGGAGAGCAGGCGATCGCTGGCTGCCATCCGAGCAGGGGAGTACGAAGCCCTCCAGGGAAAG CTCACCAAGGCTGAGTGGGCTCCTGATTTCGGCCCTGCGTCCTTTATTCCAAGATGGGGAGCCACGGTCACTGGTGCACGCACATTCCTCATTGCCTACAACATCAACCTCCTGTGCACCAAGGAGCTGGCGCACCGCATCGCTCTCAACATCCGGGAGCAGGGCCGCGCCAAGGGCCAG CCCGGGCGTCTGAAGAAGGTGCAAGGTATGGGCTGGTACCTGGCCGAGCAGAACATTGCCCAGGTCTCTACGAACCTGCTGGACTTTGAGGTCACCTCCCTGCACACGGTCTACGAGGAGGTCTGCAAAGACGCCCAG GAGTTGAGCCTGCCTGTGGTGGGCTCCCAGCTGGTCGGGCTCATCCCAAAGAAGGCCATGCTCGATGCAGCGGAGTACTACATCCAGAAAGAGAACCTCTTCAtcctggaggaggagcagaaaaTCAGGCTG GCAGGCAGCCGGCTGGGCCTGGACTCCTTGTCTCCTTTTAACCCCCAGGAGCGCATTATTGA GTACCTGGTGCAGCGTGGCCAGGCAGACAGGGACCTGGTGTGCCAGCCCCTCTGTGCATTCGTGCGCGCTGTTGGTGCCCGCTCAGCAACTCCTGGGGGAGGAGCGGTGGCTGCGGCTGTGGCTGCACTG ggggcagcgctgggctgcATGGTGGGACTGATGTCCCATGGGAAGCGAAAGTTCGAGGCGCTGGATTCGGTCATGAGGAAGTTGATCCCCCCGTTCCACCAGGCCATGGACGAGCTGATGGCCACGGTGGACGCCGACTCCCTGGCTTTCAGCAGTTACCTG GACGCAGTGAAGCTGCCGAAGGACACGGCCGAGGAGAGAGAAGA GCGCAGGGTGGCAATGCAGCAGGGGCTGAAGAAGGCGGTTGGTGTCCCCTTCTCCCTGGCAGAGCGAGTGAACGCCTTGTGGCCCTTGCTGAGAGAGATGGCGCAGTACGGGAACCTCGCTTGCAAGTCGGATCTCCAG GTGGCAGTGAAGGCGCTGGAAGTGGGCGTGTTTggggcctatttcaatgtggtgaccAACCTGAAAGAAGTGACGGATGAAGCCTTCAGGCAGGAG ATGCAGGGCAGGGTCGCCGGGTTCCTGGCGGAGGCCCAGCAGAGTGTGGCGGAGGTGCTAGAGCTGCTGGAGAGCCGGGGGCAGTGA